CGTTCCGCGGAACGCCGCACGGCCTGGCTGGTGGGCTGCGCGGCGGTCTCGCGCCAGAGGTTGGCCAGCGGCAGGTCGGGATGGCTGCGGCACCAGGCGTCCAGGTCGCGGCGGTCCAGCCGGCCCTGCAGCCAGGCGTCGCACTGCTCCCAGAATTCGGCGTGGCCGCGCCGCACGGACGCGAGCAGGCGGCCGCGGTCGAACATCACGGCCCAGCACAGGACCGACAGCAGGACCAGGACCACGACGTCCAGGATCCCCAGGAACGAGGACTTGCGCATCAGGTCGATGATCTCGGCCGCCCCGAGCGACGCCAGGAAGGGCGCGTGGGTCATGTCAGCTCCTTCTGCCGTGGGCCGGCGACGCTCCGGACGCCGGTGGATGTCCGGCGCTGCCGCCCGACGTCCGCGCCCAATGTACCACCCTGGTGCGGGGGTTCAAGGGCGGAGTCCGGGGTTTACCCCCCGGGACGCCGGCGGGTTCCCGCTCAGCCCAGGACACGGTCGTAGAGGTCGACGTAGCGCTTCAGGATGCAGGGCGTCCCGAAGCGGGACACGGCGTCGCGCAGGCCGTCGTCGCGGACCTGCCGGTGCAGCGCCGGGTCCAGCAGCAGCCCGAGGGACGCGGCGGCCATGCCGGCGATGTCGTCGGGATCGCAGAGGAAGCCGGTCTGGCCGCTCTCGATGAACTCGGAAGTGCCGCCGCGGTCGGTGGCGACGACCGGGGTGCCGCAGGCCATCGCCTCCAGCGCGACCAGGCCGAAGGACTCGTGGCGCGAGGGCAGCAGGCAGAGGTCGGACAACGCCAGGATCTCCTCGAGGTTCTCGACCTGGCCGAGGCAGCGGACGCGGTCGGCCACGCC
The genomic region above belongs to bacterium and contains:
- a CDS encoding MotA/TolQ/ExbB proton channel family protein, producing MTHAPFLASLGAAEIIDLMRKSSFLGILDVVVLVLLSVLCWAVMFDRGRLLASVRRGHAEFWEQCDAWLQGRLDRRDLDAWCRSHPDLPLANLWRETAAQPTSQAVRRSAERVAYAETENLERYLIILSTTVTVAPFLGLLGTVWGLMQAFWEMSVLRSANLTVVAPGIAEALITTIAGLSAAVTAVVFFNLFVRKIDLICNEME